A genomic window from Lotus japonicus ecotype B-129 chromosome 1, LjGifu_v1.2 includes:
- the LOC130731991 gene encoding G2/mitotic-specific cyclin S13-7-like, which produces MASRPNIVPQQGKEERNRVILGDIGNLEAAREVEIKTNFCDQPLTNAQAATESNKVACGLTKKPNEQIVDNIDAGDVDNELAVVEYIEDIYNFYRRVENERRPNASYMESQPEIDQTMRAILVDWVIEVHVHLTRFHFSIETLYLTINIIDRFLSLITVPMRELQLVGVTAMLMASKYENNSKAPDVNFFVELSDETCSHEQILSMEKIILKKLEWNLSVPTPFVFLVRFIKASSIRDPDEAVENMAHFLCELGMMHYATLQYCPSMIASSAVFAARCTLNKSPSWNHTLEMHTGYSQQQLMDCATLLVSFHCRARNGKHKAVLYNKYSNPERGAVVMLPPAQNLVL; this is translated from the exons ATGGCTTCAAGACCCAACATCGTTCCTCAACAGGGCAAAG AGGAAAGGAATCGGGTGATACTCGGTGATATTGGAAACTTGGAAGCTGCAAGAGAAGTTGAGATCAAGACCAATTTCTGTGACCAACCACTCACCAATGCGCAAGCTGCCACTGAAAGTAACAAG GTTGCATGTGGTCTAACTAAGAAACCGAATGAGCAAATTGTTGACAATATTGATGCTGGTGATGTTGACAATGAGCTTGCTGTTGTGGAATATATTGAAGATATATACAATTTTTATAGGAGGGTTGAG AATGAGAGGCGTCCCAATGCCTCCTACATGGAGTCACAACCTGAGATAGATCAGACAATGAGAGCTATACTTGTTGATTGGGTGATTGAAGTTCATGTTCACTTGACCAGGTTTCATTTTTCAATTGAAACCCTCTACCTCACCATTAACATAATTGATCGGTTCCTATCACTCATTACTGTTCCAATGAGGGAATTGCAATTGGTTGGTGTCACTGCCATGCTCATGGCATCCAAGTATGAGAACAACTCGAAGGCCCCTGATGTTAACTTCTTCGTCGAGCTCTCAGATGAAACTTGTTCTCATGAACAGATACTTAGCATGGAGAAAATCATACTGAAAAAGCTGGAATGGAACTTGAGTGTGCCTACACCATTTGTTTTCCTAGTTCGCTTTATCAAGGCCTCCTCAATTCGAGATCCGGACGAGGCAGTAGAAAACATGGCACATTTTCTTTGTGAGCTGGGAATGATGCATTATGCCACCTTGCAGTATTGTCCATCAATGATTGCTTCCTCAGCAGTGTTTGCAGCTAGATGCACTCTCAACAAGAGCCCTTCTTGGAATCACACACTTGAGATGCACACTGGTTACTCACAACAACAACTTATGGATTGTGCTACACTCTTGGTGAGCTTCCATTGCAGGGCTAGGAATGGAAAGCATAAGGCTGTGTTGTACAACAAGTACTCTAATCCTGAGAGAGGGGCTGTTGTAATGCTTCCACCAGCTCAAAATCTAGTTTTGTAG